GGGATCTCCGTCACCGGCGCCCTGGCCGCCGCCAGTGTCCCGGGAAAGATCGCCATGGACTCCTGGACCGGCGGGATGGTCGGCCTGGCCATGGGAACCTTCCTCTTCCTGGAGTTCTCCTGGGTCTTCGGCTACCTGGGCGGGCAGCCCCAGCTCTCCACCCGCTGGATGGCCATGAAGGACGACAAGTCGGTGAAGACGGGGATGTGGGTCGCCATCCTCTGGACCCTCTTCGCCTACCTGGGGGCGCTGGCCATCGGCTGGCTGGCCCTGGCGCTGTACGGCCCGAAAGCCGTGGCCGACCCCGAGCTGATCCTTCCCCACGCCCTCCTGAAGTCGGTTGCACCGTGGCTGTCGGGCATCCTGCTGGTGGGGGCCATCGCCGCCATCATGTCCACGGCTTCCTCCCTGCTCCTCATCACCACCTCCGCCGTGACCGAGGACCTCTACCACAAGGCCCTGAAGCGCGAGGGGTCCGACCGGACCCTGGTCCGCCTCTCCCGGCTGACGCTGCTGGGGGTGGGGGCCGTCGCCCTCCTCATCTCCCACTTCTCCGGCGAGGACATCTACAGCGTGGTGAGCTGGGTCTGGGCGGGGATCGGCTGCTCCTTCTCGCCGGCCGTCCTGTGCGCCTTCTTCTGGAAGCGCACCAGCAGCGCCGGCATTCTGGCCTCCATGGTCGCCGGCTTCCTGGCCACCGTGATCTCCATGACGACGGGGTTCGACAAGCAGGTCACCTCCCGTTTCTCCACGTTCGGGGTGGCGATGGTCGCCATCCTCCTGTTTTCGCTGGTCTTCCCGGACCGGGAAAAGGCCGGCGCCCGCGAGGTCCGCTCATGAAAACGCACGACGAGATCGCCGTCCTGGACTTCGGCTCCCAGTACACCCAGCTCATTGCCCGCCGGGTGCGGGAGCTGAAGGTCTTCTGCGAGATCTTCCCCTGCACGGTGGACCCCGCGACGCTCGCGGGGCGCCGCCTCAAGGGCGTCATCCTGTCGGGCGGCCCGCAGTCCGTTCTGGAGCCGGGGAGCCCCCGGTGCGACCGGCGGTTCTTCGCGATGGGCCTGCCGGTCCTGGGCATTTGTTACGGCATGCAGTTGATGGCGCTGGAAACCGGCGGCGCCGTCGGGCGGGGGGAACGCCGCGAGTACGGCAAGGCCCGAATGCAGGTGGAGGCCCCCGGCAGCCCCTTGTTCCGAAAGGTGCCCGGGCAGTCGGTGGTCTGGATGAGCCACGGAGACGACGTCAGCCGGCTGCCGGAGGGCTTCGTCCCCACGGCCCGCAGCGCCGCGACCCTGGCGGCGTTCGAGAACGCCGGGAAGTCCTTTTTCGGGCTCCAGTTCCACCCGGAGGTGGTGCACACGCAGAAGGGGAAGCAGGTCCTCCGGAACTTCCTCTTCGAGATCTGCCGCTGCAGGGCGTCCTGGTCCATGTCCGCCTACATTCGCTCGGAGGTGGAGCGCATCCGCGCCCTGGCCGGCGACGCCCCGGTGCTGTGCGGCCTCAGCGGGGGTGTGGACTCCACCGTGGCCGCCACCCTCGTCCACCGGGCGGTGGGCAACCGCCAGACCTGCATCTTCGTGGACAACGGCCTGCTCCGGAAGGACGAGGCCCGGCAGGTCATGGAGAAGTTCCGGCAGCTCGACCTCAACGTCCGGGCGGTGGACGCCTCGGCGCGCTTCCTGAAGGCGCTGGCCGGCGTCACGGAGCCCGAGCGCAAGCGCAAGATCATCGGGCGGCTCTTCATCGAGGTCTTCGAGGAGGAGGCCCGCAGGCTCGGCCCCGTGGAGTTCCTCGTCCAGGGGACCCTGTACCCGGACGTCATCGAGTCGGTTTCGGTGAAAGGCCCGTCGGCGGTCATCAAGAGCCACCACAACGTCGGCGGCCTCCCCGAGAAGATGAAGCTGAAGCTGATCGAGCCCCTGCGGGAGCTGTTCAAGGACGAGGTCCGGCGGCTGGGGACGTCGCTGGGGATCCCCGAGCTCTTCACGGCCCGGCAGCCCTTCCCCGGCCCCGGCCTGGCGGTGCGGGTCCTGGGGGACGTGACGCCGGAGCGCCTGGAGATCCTCCGGAACGCCGACGCGGTGGTGGGGGAGGAGATCCGGGCCGCCGGGCTCTACCGGCGAGTCTGGCAGTCCTTCGCCGTGCTGCTCCCCGTGCGCAGCGTGGGCGTCATGGGCGACGAGCGGACCTACGACTACACTCTCGCCGTCCGGGCCGTGCACAGCGACGACGGCATGACCGCCGACTGGGCCCGCCTTCCCTTCCGGGTCCTGGAGCGGATCTCCTCCCGGATCGTCAACGAGGTGAAGGGGGTCAACCGGGTGGTTTACGACCTCACGTCCAAGCCGCCCGGCACCATCGAGTGGGAGTGAAACAAAACGCCGTTCCCCGGGGGGAACGGCGTTTTTCGTTTTGACGGCTGCCGAGGGGTTACTGGATTCCCAGCTCCTCCTTGGCCTTGGCGATCTCGGCGTTGACCTTGGCGTTGTCGTTGAGCAGCTGCTGGAGGAATTTCTTCGCCTTGTCGGACACCGTGGGGACGTTCAGCGCGGCGGCCTTGGCGAAGTAGGGGCCCACCAGGTCCATCTTCTGCTGCTTGTTGTAGATGAGGCCGATGTAGTAGTAGGCGGCGGCGTCCTTGGGCTGGACCTTGATCTCCTTGGTGAACAGGTCGACGGCCGTGTCGAACTTCTCGGCCTTGTAGTGGGCGTAACCGACGTAGCCCAGGCAGGGGCTGAGCACCTGGGTGAGGTACTGGTTCCAGTCCGCGTTGGCGGGGAAGCCGGCGGGCTTGTCCATGGAAGCGGGGAAGCCGGCCTTCTCGAAGGCGCCGACGGTCTTGAGGCCGTACTCCTCGGCCTTGGGCAGGTCGTTCTTCGCCTTGCAGTAATCGAAGATGGTGAAGTAAAGGTCGATCTTCAGCTTGACGTTGTCGGACTTCTCGAGTTCCGCGAAGAACTTGTCCATGCGGGCCTGGTCGTTACCCTTGAAGGCGGCCAGGGAGATGTACATGGCCAGTTCGGCGGAAGGTTTCGCCTCGTAGATCTTCTCGGCGGCCGCCAGGTAGTTGGGGAAGTCTTCCTTGGCGTAGTAGGCCTGGGCCAGCTCCCACGCGGCGTCGTTCCTGGCCTTGTCCGCGCACTTGCCCACCAGCTCGATGACCTTGTCCATCTTCTTTTCCTGGTTGAGCTTGGTCAGGTACTGGCGGAATTCGTAAATCATGTAGGGGTAATACTCGGAATCCGGATACTTCTGGAAGAACTCGAGGAAAAGCCGCTCCTTCTCCGCGACGTCCGTGGTTTCCTTGGCTTTCTTGTAGTACGAGTACTCGACGATCTTGCCTTCCTGGGCGGGCAGGTAGGCCGGGGCCATGAGGGCGACGGCGACGAGGACCGCCGAGACGAAAAGGAAAGCGGTGCGAGTCTTTTTCATTAGAAACCTCCCTTGGCAAGTTCCTCCGAAGAGGGGCGAAATCACGTTGCGGTCGGCGGAAATATACACAGCCGTCCCGGCGTTTGCAATACCTTTTTATCCCGGCGGCCATTTTCCCGACGCCGGGAGCGGGCCTTCAAGGCGTTAGGATGACGGGCCCCGGGAAAAGTTTCGCGGGTCTTTCCGCAAAAATCCGCCGAATCGAACGGGAAGACCCCAACCCGGATAAACGGGGAAAGGAACCACGACAGGAGAGAGTCGTTCTACGGGGTCGGCAGCTTTTCCAGGAGCGCCGCCTGGCGACGGAGCATCTCGCCCCGGTCGGCCTCGTGGTCCATGCCGGCGAGGTGGAGCAGCCCGTGGACGTGGAGCATGCGAAGTTCGGCCTCGAAGGCGGCGCCGAAGTCCCGGGCGTTCTCGGCGGCCACCTCCGGGGCGATGAAGACCTCCCCCAGGTAGACGCGCCCGTCGTCGTCGCCCGTGCCGTCCGGGAAGGAGAGGACGTCCGTGGGCCGGTCCTTGTGGCGGAAGTCCCGGTTCAGCTGGCGGATCTTGCGACGGCCGCAGTAGATGACGGTGACCGAGTGATTCCCGAAGCCCAGTTCCGCCATCGCCGCCCGGACGAGCCCCCGCAGGGCGGGGAGCGGCAGCGCGACCTTCCGCTGCAGGTTCCGCAGGTAGACGCGGTTCATGGTCCCTCCACGTTAAAGTCGGTCGTGACGCTTTGCTCCATCCCGCCGCCCGCCTCGGTCACGGTGACCTTCAGGGTGTAGTTGCCGGCTTCGAGGGTGTCCAGGGGGATTCTCCTCACGACGACGACCCGCCTCGGCGCCTCCTGGTGAAACGGGGTGCCGGCCGGATCGACGGCGGACCAGACCGCCTCGCCCCCCCGCCGGACCTCGTACCGGACGGCGTACCCCGCCGCGGGCCCCCCGGGGCCGGGGAGGATCTGGAAGTAGGCCGTGAGCCCCTCGGTGCGGCGGAAAGTCCCCGACACGCCCGGGATGAGCTTGAGGTCGCCGAGCAGGAACGGGTTGTAGGGGTTCGCGGCGGGGTCCACCTTGTCCACGCGGGTGCCCGGGAGGATCACCGACAGGGCGAAGCGCCCCGTCCCCGGGCGGGGGACGCGCACCCCGGCATCGACGAGGCTCAGGTTCCCGGACA
The Acidobacteriota bacterium genome window above contains:
- a CDS encoding sodium/proline symporter, with the protein product MINNPWVIAELILYFGGMLAIGWYYSRKEMTRADYHLGGKKLPGWILALSERSTGESAWLILGLPGLAYTMGLAAVWVAAGCVVGITLAWLFLAREFRREADTYGTITYIDYFAAKYPRRALYIRWYASIIIIFFYVLYVAAQFKGGGKALLKTFDLPAAWGLLITAVVVMAYASAGGFFSVVWTDAVQAILMILTFIVTPLVMLWMVLNQGISVTGALAAASVPGKIAMDSWTGGMVGLAMGTFLFLEFSWVFGYLGGQPQLSTRWMAMKDDKSVKTGMWVAILWTLFAYLGALAIGWLALALYGPKAVADPELILPHALLKSVAPWLSGILLVGAIAAIMSTASSLLLITTSAVTEDLYHKALKREGSDRTLVRLSRLTLLGVGAVALLISHFSGEDIYSVVSWVWAGIGCSFSPAVLCAFFWKRTSSAGILASMVAGFLATVISMTTGFDKQVTSRFSTFGVAMVAILLFSLVFPDREKAGAREVRS
- the guaA gene encoding glutamine-hydrolyzing GMP synthase — protein: MKTHDEIAVLDFGSQYTQLIARRVRELKVFCEIFPCTVDPATLAGRRLKGVILSGGPQSVLEPGSPRCDRRFFAMGLPVLGICYGMQLMALETGGAVGRGERREYGKARMQVEAPGSPLFRKVPGQSVVWMSHGDDVSRLPEGFVPTARSAATLAAFENAGKSFFGLQFHPEVVHTQKGKQVLRNFLFEICRCRASWSMSAYIRSEVERIRALAGDAPVLCGLSGGVDSTVAATLVHRAVGNRQTCIFVDNGLLRKDEARQVMEKFRQLDLNVRAVDASARFLKALAGVTEPERKRKIIGRLFIEVFEEEARRLGPVEFLVQGTLYPDVIESVSVKGPSAVIKSHHNVGGLPEKMKLKLIEPLRELFKDEVRRLGTSLGIPELFTARQPFPGPGLAVRVLGDVTPERLEILRNADAVVGEEIRAAGLYRRVWQSFAVLLPVRSVGVMGDERTYDYTLAVRAVHSDDGMTADWARLPFRVLERISSRIVNEVKGVNRVVYDLTSKPPGTIEWE
- the ybeY gene encoding rRNA maturation RNase YbeY: MNRVYLRNLQRKVALPLPALRGLVRAAMAELGFGNHSVTVIYCGRRKIRQLNRDFRHKDRPTDVLSFPDGTGDDDGRVYLGEVFIAPEVAAENARDFGAAFEAELRMLHVHGLLHLAGMDHEADRGEMLRRQAALLEKLPTP